The DNA segment GGCGCACCTCCAGGTCGGTGAGCTCGTCGCCGTGCTGGGCGAGCAGCTGCCGGACGAAGGGGATCGGCTCGTCGGTGGCATGCACGAAACGCTCGCCGTGCTCGGCCCAGCGGACCTCGCTGGTACCGGCCACCTGGCGGGTCAGCGCGTCGGCACTGCCGTCGGCGACGATCCGGCCGTCGGTGAGGATCAGGATCCGGTCGGCCAGCCGCTCGGCCTCGCCGAGGTCGTGCGTGGTGAGCAGGATGCTGGTGCCCTCGAGGTCGGCGAGCCGGTGCACCAGGTCGTGGAAGTCCCGCCGGGCCTGCGGGTCGAACCCGGCGGTGGGCTCGTCCAGGAAGAGCAGCTCCGGCCGGCCGATCAGGCCGACGGCGACGTCGAGCCGGCGGCGCCGCCCCCCGGACAGGGTGGCGATCTTCCGGTCGGCGTCGGCGGTGAGGCCGACGGTGCCCAGCAGCTCGTCGACGTCCCACGGGCGGGGGTGCGCAGGTGTCGACCAGGGGGCGTAGTAGCCCGCCAGGTAGCGCAGCAGCCGCCGCGGCGTCCAGCGCGGGTGGTCGCGCCAGGACTGGAGCACCACCCCGATGCGTGCCCGCCAGGCGTCGTCGCCGGTCGCCGGGTCGGCGCCGAGCACCTGCACGTCGCCGGCCGAGGGCAGCCGGAAGCCCTCCAGCACCTCGATCGTGGTCGTCTTGCCCGCTCCGTTGGGCCCCAGCAGGCACACCACCTCGCCCTGCTCGACGTCGAAGTCGACGCCGGTGAGCACCTCGTGGGTGCCGTAGGTCATCCGCAGGTCACGGACCCGGACGGCGGGGGGACAGGCGGGTGCGGCCACGGGACCACTCCTCGGCAGCAGGCGGGGTTCGTGGCGCGGACAGTAGGACTGCTACATGCAGAGCACCAGTGCTATCAGCTCCGCGCTGCTGCTCAGACGCTGTCGCGAGGGGGACAGCTGCTGCCCGACGGCGTGTGCGTCACCGGACGGTCACCGGGCGTCCGCAGGGCCGGGTCGGCCGGCCGGAGGTGCGCCGGCGGACGTCGGAGCTGGGAGCGCCCTCAGGCGCCGAGTGCGACGACGTCGCCCACGACCCAGACCGCCGGCGGGCGCACGCCCTCGTCGACGAGGGTCTGCGCCAGACCGGCCAGCGTGGTGCGCACCGAGCGCTGCGCCGGGGTCGCCCCGTCGCTGACGACGGCGACCGGGGTCTGCGGGTCCCGGCCGTGCTCGATCAGCGCGGCGCTGATCGCCGGGGCGGTGTCGACGCCCATCAACACGACGACGGTGCCGCGCAGCCGGCCGAGCGCCGCCCAGTCGACCAGCGACGACGGGTGCCCGGGCGGGACGTGCCCGGAGACGACGACGAACTCGTGGGTCATGCCGCGGTGGGTGACCGGGATCCCGGCCAGCCCGGGCACGGCGATCGCGCTGGTCACGCCGGGGACGACCTCCACCGGGATGCCGGCGGCGGTGCACGCCTCCAGCTCCTCGTAGCCGCGGCCGAACACGAACGGGTCGCCGCCCTTGAGCCGCACCACCCGCTTGCCCCGCCGCGCCCGGTCGACCAGCAGGGTGTTGATCTGCTCCTGCGCCATCGCCCGCCCGCGGGGGAGCTTGGAGGCGTCGATGACCTCGACCTCCGGCGGCAGCGAGGCGAGCAGCCCCTGCGGGGCGAGGTGGTCGGCCAGCACGACGTCCGCCCCGGCGACGGCCTGCCGGCCCCGGACGGTGACCAGCCCCGGGTCGCCCGGCCCGCCGCCGACCAGCACCACGCTGCCGACGGCGACCGACGGGGCGCGCGCGGCCCGGTCGGCGATCGAGCCGTCGGTGAGCCCGGCGAGCACTGCGTCGCGGACGCCGACGGCGCGCTGCGGGTCGCCGCCGCCGTGCACGCCGACGACCAGGTCGCCCTGCCGGCCGACGGCGGGGGTCCACACCGTCGAGGTCGACCGGTCATCGGCCCGGGCGCAGAACACCCGGTCGCGCTCGGCCTCCGCGGCGACGGCGGCGTTGACCGCGGGGGCGTCGGTGGCGGCGACGGCGTACCAGGCGCCGGCGAGGTCCCCGGCGACGTACCGCCGGGGGTGCCAGGTCACCGACCCGGGGGCGACCAGGGCCTCCAGAGCGGGGGTCAGCTCCGGGCTCACCACGGTCACCAGGGCGCCGGCCTCGAGCAGGCCGGCGACGCGCCGGTGGGCGACCTGGCCACCGCCGACGACGACCACCCGGCGCCCCGCCAGCCGGAGGCCGACCGGGTAGACGGTGGCGGGATCGGTCGGGGAGCTCACTTCTCGGTGACGCCCGCCGAGTCGAAGGTGGCGACGTCGCGCAGCGCGCGGGCCGCGCTGGCGACCAGCGGGAACGCCAGCAGCGCGCCGGTGCCCTCGCCCAGCCGCAGGTCCAGGCCCAGCAGCGGGCGCAGCCCCAGCGCGCGCAGCGCCAGGCCGGCGCCCGGCTCGGCGGAGCTGTGCCCGGCGAGGGCGTGCTCGAGCGCCGTCGGGCAGAGCGCGGCGGCGACCAGCGCCGCCGAGCCGGCGATGACGCCGTCGAGCAGCACCGGGACGCGGGCCGCGGCAGCGCCGAGCAGGAAGCCGGCCAGCGCGGCGTGCTCGAGCCCGCCGACCTCCGCCAGCGCGGCGAGCGCCTCCTCGGGGGTCGTCGGCGGCGCCGGCACCCGGGCCACCGCGCGGGTGACGACGTCGACCTTGCGGGCCAGGGTGGGGTCGTCGACCCCGGTGCCGCGGCCGGTGGCGGCGACCGGGCTCGCGCCGGTGAAGGCGCAGACCAGGGCGGCCGAGGCGGTGGTGTTGGTGATCCCCATGTCGCCGGTGACCAGGCAGCCGTGGTCGGCGGCGAGCCCGGTGGCCACCTCGATGCCGACCTCGACGGCGCGCCGGGCCTCCTCGAGCGTCATCGCCGGGCCGAGGGCCAGGTCGGCGGTGCCGCGGCGGACGTTGCGGTCCAGCAGCCCGGCAGCCGGGCCGACCGGCGAGGCGACCCCGACGTCGACCACGACGACGTCCGCGCCGAGGCCGGCGGCGAAGGCGTTGACCACCGCACCGCCGGTGGCGAAATTGGCCACCATCTGGGCGGTCACCTCCTGCGGCCACGGCGTGACGCCCTGCGCGTGCACCCCGTGGTCACCGGCGAAGACAGCGACGGCGGCGGGGGTCGGCAGCGGCGCCGGGCACTCCCCGGCGGTCCCGGCGAGCTGGGCGGCCACGTCCTCCAGCACGCCGAGCGAGCCCGGCGGCTTGGTCATCCGGTCCAGCCGCTGCCGGGCAGCGTGCTCCGCTGCGGCGTCCCGGGGGCGGACGGCGGCGATCGTCTCGCCCAGCAGCGTGCCGGCGAAGTGGCTCAACGGGTCTCCTCCGAGGTGGTGGTCCCGGCGAGGACCTCGACAAGGATCTCAGCCAGCACGGCGCCGAACGCACGCGAGGTGCCGGGGTCCCGGACGGCGACCCGCAGGTGGTCACCGGTGAGCCCGGGGAAGGTGTCGCCGCGGCGCACCGCCCAGCCCCGTTCCCGCAGCCGCTCGCGCACGACCGCGCCGCCGGGGACGTGCAGCAGGACGAAGGAGGCGCGCGGGGTGCCGACCACCCGCACGCCGGCCGGCAGCGCGGCCAGCAGCGCCGCCCGGTGCTCGACCAGCTGCCGCGCGGCCGCGTCGGCCTCGGCCTGCGCCGCGGGTGCCGTGCAGGCCGACAGCGCGGCGAGCCCGTAAGGGAGACGGGCCAGTGCGGCTGCTGGGCGGCCAGCGCCGCGACCAGGTCGGCCGGGCCCAGCGCGTAGCCGACCCGCAGCCCGGCCAGCCCCCAGGTCTTGGTCAGGCTGCGCACCACCAGCAGGCCCGGGAGGTCGGCGCGCCCGGCCAGCGACGCGGGTTCGCCGGGCACCGTGTCGGCGAACGCCTCGTCGACGACGAGCACCCGGCCCGGCCGGGCCAGCGCCGCGACCGCCTCGGCCGGGTGCAGCACCGACGTCGGGTTGGTCGGGTTGCCCAGCACCACCAGGTCGGCGTCCTCGGGCACCCCGCCCAGCAGGTACCCCGGGGGCGCCAGCAGCAGCCGATCGACCGGGTGCCCGGCGGCGCGCAGCGCGGCCTCCGGCTCGGTGAAGGACGGGTGTACGACGACCGCCCGCCGGGGCTGCAGCGCGCGGGCGAGCAGGGTGAACGTCTCGGCCGCGCCGGCGGTCAGCAGCACCTCGGCCTCGGGCCGCCCGTGCGCCGCGGCGACGGCGGCGCGGGCCGCCCGCGGGTCGGGGTATCCGGCGCTCGCGTCGACGGCGTCGTGCAGGACCGCGCGCAGCCAGTCCGGCGGGGTGCCGTCCCGGACGTTGACGGCGAGGTCGACCAGGCCGGGGGTCGCCTCGACGTCCCCGTGGTGGCGCAGGTCCGGCTCGGCCGCCACCGCCACGGTGACCCGGCCGTGGACGGTCTTGCCGACGACGAGCTGCCCGCCGTCGAGCAGCGCGGCGGCCTCGGCCACCGAGGGGGTGCCGACGGCGGCGGCGACCCGCGCCGACGGTGCCGGGACGGGCACCGTGGCCAGCGCCGCGGCCGGGTGCCCGGTCAGCGGCCAGCCGCGGCGGGCAGCGGCCTCGCGCAGCCCCGGCTCGGTGCTGCGGGCGTCGAGGGTGGCCAGCCGCACCGGGCCCCCGGCCGCGGGCAGCACCGCGTCGACCGCGGCGAGCACCTCCTCGACGGTCACCCCGGTGGCGGCGCCGACCCCGACGGTCAGCACGCCCGGACGCCCGGGGAGTCGGGCAGGGCGGCGACCAGGGCGTCGGCGTCGCGGGGGAGGGCGCCGCCGGGCAGCAGCCCCAGGGCCTGCAGCCGGGCCCCCACGGTGAGCGCCCAGGGCCGGTCCAGCCGGGCGCGGGCCAGCAGGACGTCGTCCCCGAGGACGACGTCCGGGCGGCCCTGCACGACCCCGCCGTCGACCACGACGGCGACCTCGTCGGCCCAGCGCAGCGCCAGGTCGACGTCGTGGGTGCTCATCACGACGGTGGAGTCCGCCTCCTGCAGCCGGCTCAGCGCGGCCAGCGCCTCCCCGACGGCGGTCGGGTCGAGCCCGGCGGTCGGCTCGTCGAGCAGCAGCACGCAGGGACGCATGGCGACCGCGCCGGCGATCGCCACCCGCTTGCGCTCGCCGTAGGAGAGCTGGTGGGTGGGCCGGCCGGCCAGGTGCGTGACGGACAGCAGGTCCAGCGCCTCGGCGACCCGGGCGCGCACCTCGGCCTCGGGCAGCTCGAGGTTGACCGGACCGAAGGAGACGTCCTGGGCGACCGAGGCGCTGAACAGCTGGTCGTCGGGGTCCTGCAGCACCAGCTGGACCGCCTGCCGGTGGGCGCGCAGGCCGGCGCGGGTGTGCCGCAGCTCCGCGCCGTCCAGGGTCACCCGGCCGCGGGCCGGGGCCAGGGCGCCGGACAGGCAGCGCAGCAGCGTGGTCTTGCCCGAGCCGTTCGCGCCGAGCACCGCGAGCCGCCGGCCCGGGGCCACGGTGAGCGAGGCGCCGTCGAGCACCGGCCGGGACCGGTCGTAGCCGACCACCAGCCCGGTGCCGGCCAGGGTCAGGTGGCTCACCGGGCCACCACCAGGCTGACCGCGGTGAGCGCGGCGAGGCCGAGCACGCTGGCGGCCTCGAAGCGGCGGGAGGCGGGCAGCGTCTCCGGCAGCACCCGCAGCCCGGTCTCCAGACCGCGGCCGGCCAGCCCCTCCTGCAGCCGCCGGGCGCGGTCCCAGGAGCGGGTGAGCACCGCGGCGGCCAGCGCCCCCGACGAGCGGTAGGAGTGGCGCAGGCCGGCGTAGCCCATCCGGGCGGTCTGCGCCTCGCGGATGGTGCGCAGGCTGGTGAGCAGCACGAACAGCATCCGGTAGGTCACCGAGGCGACCTCGATGACGGCGGCGGGCACCCGCAGCCGCTGCAGCGCCGGCAGCAGGTCCGACAGCGGCGTCGTGGTGGCCAGCAGCAGGACGGCGGCGCTGCCGGCCACCGCGTGACCGACCAGCGAGCCGGCCCGGGCCGCGGCGTCCGGCGCCCAGCCGACCCCGCCGCCGCCGACCTCGACGACCGTGGTCAGCGCGCCGATCGCGATGAACGCCAGCGGCGCCCGCACCGCCCGGCCGAAGGTGCGCGCCGGCACCCGGGCCGGGCCCAGCGCCAGCCCGACCGCGACCAGCCCGACCAGCACGCTCCCCGGCCACACCGGCAGCAGCAGCGCGCTGAACACCAGGCCCAGGCTGACCAGCACCTTGTCCCCCGGGGAGCGGGGACGCCAGGCGCTGGCCCAGGCGGCGTCGTCGATCGCGAGTCCGCTCACGGCCCGCCGGCCTCGTCCTGCTGCGCCGCCTTCTCGGCGACCCGGCGTCCGCGCAGCCGGCCGAGCACGTAGCCCAGGACGCCGCCGCCGAGTGCTGCCTGGAGCGCGAACAGCCCGGACTCGACCTCGGCGGACCCCGGGGAGAAGACCGAGGAGAACCACGGCGTGTAGCCCGGGTCGGACTCCTCGATCAGCTCGGTCGCGCGGCTGTCGGTACCGGCGTAGTCGCTCCCGTCGTCGAGGAGCAGCGGCAGCGCGAACAGCGCGACGACGGCGAGCACCAGCAGCGCCGTCACCACGTGCCGCCTCACCGCCGTTCCCCCTCGCCGGTCTCGGCGCCGAAACCGGGCCCGGTCTCGGCGCCGGAACCTGGTTCGTCGGGCTCGGGGGTGAGGACGCCGAGGCGCTCGAGCTCGGGCCGGGCGTTGACCGTGAGCACCCGGAACAGCAGGACGCCGAGCAGCCCCTCGCCGATCGCCAGCGGGACCTGGGTGACCGCGAAGACGCCGAGGAACTTGACCGCCGCGCCGAGGAAGCCGCTCTCGGCGTCCGGGTGCGCCCAGGCCAGCTGCAGCGCCGTGGTCACGTAGGTGGAGAGGTCCGACAGCGCCATCGCCGCGAACACGGCCGGCAGCAGGCCGCCGCCGAGCCGGCGGGTGAGCCGGTAGGCGCCGTAGCCGACCCACGGCCCGACGACCGCCATCGAGAAGGCGTTGGCGCCGAGCGTGGTGAGCCCGCCGTGGGCCAGCAGCAGCGCCTGGAACAGCAGCACGATCGTGCCCAGCAGCGCCATCACCGGGGGCCGGAACAGGACGGCGCCCAGCCCGGTGCCGGTCGGGTGGGACGACGAGCCGGTCACCGAGGGCAGCTTGAGCGCGCTCAGCACGAAGGTGAACGCCCCGGCGGCGCCCAGCAGCAGCGTCGACTCGGGGTTCTCCCGCACCTCCCTGACCACGCACCGGGCGCCGTGGACGACGAACGGGGCGGCGGCGACGGTCCAGCCGATGGCGTGCGCGGGCGGGAGGAACCCCTCAGCGATGTGCACCCAGCACCTCCTGACGAGCGGCCGCGGTGACGAAGCGCGAGGCCATGGCGGGGGAGCCGGCCCAGTGGAGGTGCAGGTAGCTGGCGTGCACGCTGCCGGAGACGAAGCCCTCGGGGCCGTCGGCGTTCCACTGCCAGGCCGGGGTCGCGCCCGCCGCGGGGGAGGCGGTGGTGCGGTGGAACTCGTGACCGCGGACCCGAGTGCCGGCCGGGGCGAGCACGCTGTCGGTGAGCGCCACCGCCGACCGGTACCCCAGGGTCAGCCGGGGGTGCATCGCGGTCGTCGTCGGCAGCACGCCGCACATCGGCTCGCCGTCGAGCTCCCGGGACAGGTAGAGCAGCCCGGCGCACTCGGCGGCGATCGGCCCTCCCCGGGCGGCGAGGTCGGCGATCGCCGTCCGCAGGCCGACGTTCGCGCTCAGCGCGCTGGCGTGCACCTCCGGGAACCCGCCGCCGACGACCAGCGCCGCGGTGCCCTCGGGCAGTGCGGAGTCGCGCAGCGGGTCGACGGTCACCACCTCGGCGCCGGCGGCGGTCAGCAGCTCGGCGGTCTCGGCGTAGCCGAAGGTGAAGGCCGGGCCGCCGGCGACGGCGACGACCGGCCGGCCGGGCACCGCGGTGACCTCGGCGACCGGGTCCCACGCGTCGCCGGCCAGGTCCGGGGCGGTGCGGGCCAGCCGGAGGACGGCGTCCAGGTCGACGCTCGCCTCGACGACCGCACCCAGCGCGCGCACCGTGCGCACCGCCTCGGCCGAGCGCTCGGCGGCCGGCACCAGCCCGAGGTGCCGGGACGGGGTCTGCAGCGCCTCGATCCGGCGGACCGCGCCGAGCACCGGCACCCCGGCCGCGCCGAGCGCCTCGCGCAGGATCGCCTCGTGCCGGTCGCTGCCGACCCGGTTGAGGACGACGCCGCCGATCCGCACCGTGGGGTCGAAGGTGGCGAACCCGTGCACGAGCGCGGCCACGCTGCGGGCCTGCGAGGCGGCGTCGACGACCAGCACCACCGGCGCCTGCAGGTGGGCGGCGACCTGCGCGGTGGAGCCGTAGCCGGGCTCGACGCTGGCGTGCGCGGCGCCGTCGAACAGGCCCATCACGCCCTCGACGACGGCGACGTCGGCACCGCGGGCGCCGTGCAGGAACAGCGGGGTGACCCGGTCCTCGCCGGCCAGCCACATGTCCAGGTTCCGGCCGGGGCGGCCGGCGGCCAGACCGTGGTAGCCGGGGTCGATGTAGTCCGGGCCGACCTTGTGCGGGCTGACGACGAGGCCGCGGTTCGTCAGCGCGGCGACCAGCCCGGTGGTGATCGACGTCTTGCCCGCGTTGGACGACGGCGCCGCGACGACGATCCGCGGGATCCGGTGGCTGCTCACCGGTCCGCCCCGCGGTTGATCATCGGCATCTGGTCGTTCGACACGCCGGCGGGACGCGCCACCCGCCGATGATCAACAGGGGAGGGGGTCACGTCGGTCACCACTCGATCCCCCGCTGGCCCTTCTGGCCGGCGTCCATCGGGTGCTTGACCTTGGTCATCTCCACGACCAGGTCGGCGGCCTCGACGAGCCGGGGGTGGGCGTCGCGCCCGGTGACGACCACGTGCTGGTTGCCCGGCCGGTGGGTCAGGGTCTCGACGACGTCCTCGACGTCGACCCAGCCCCACTTCAGCGGGTAGGTGAACTCGTCGAGCACGTAGAAGCGGTGCGCCTCGGCGGCCAGGTCGCGCTTGATCTGCGCCCAGCCCTCGGCGGCGTCGGCGGCGTGGTCGGTCTCCTCGCCGTGCTTGCGCGACCAGGACCAGCCCGAGCCCATCTTGTGCCAGACGACCGGGCCGCCCTCGCCGGTCTCGGCGTGCAGCCGGCCCAGTGCGGTCAGCGCGTTCTCCTCGCCGACCTTCCACTTGGCGCTCTTGACGAACTGGTAGACCGCGATCGACCACCCCTGGTTCCAGGCCCGCATCGCCATCCCGAACGCGGCGGTGGACTTGCCCTTCATCTCCCCGGTGTGCACCGCCAGCAGCGGGCGGTTACGGCGCTGGCGGGTGGTGAGCCCGTCGACCGGGACGGCGGTGACCTGCCCCTGCGGCATCAGGCCGCCCGCCGTTCCCGGACGACGCCGGCCAGCTGCTCCGCGCCCAGCTCCTCCAGGCGCAGGATCTGCGCGCCGAGCTGGAGACCCAGGGACGCCGCCAGGCCCAGCCGCACCGGGCCGGACTCGCAGTCGACGACGACACCGGCCACCCCCGTGGCCGCCAGCAGTGCCGCCGCGCGCCGGGACTCGCCGAGGGAGTCGGTGCCGCGGGCGCCGGTGGCCCGCCCGTCGGTGACGACGACGAGCAGCGGCCGGCGGTGCGGATCGCGGACCCGTTCCAGCCGCAGGGTCTCGTGGGCGCGCAGCAGCCCGGCGGCCAGCGGTGTCCGGCCGCCGGTGGGCAGGCCGGTGAGCCGGGCGGCGGCCGCCTCGACCGACCAGGTGGGCGGCAGGGCCAGCTCGGCCTCGCCGCCGCGGAAGGTGATCAGCCCGACCTTGTCCCGCCGCTGGTAGGCGTCCAGCAGCAGGGAGAGGACGGCGCCCTTCACCGCGGCCATGCGCGAGCGGGCGCCCATCGAGCCGCTGGCGTCGACGACGAAGAGCACCAGGTTGCCCTCGCGGCCCTCGAGCGAGGCCTGGCGCAGGTCCTCGCGCTGGACGCGCAGCCCGGTGCCGCTGCGGCCGCGCGCCCGCTGGTGCGGTGCGGCGGCGAGCACGGTGTCGACCAGGTGCAGCCGGGTGACCGGGCCGTCGGGGCGCCGCGAGCCGACCACCCGGCCGCGCTCGCTGCGCGCCCGGGACCGGCGCCCGGCCGCGCCCGCGCCGATGCCGGGCACCTCCAGGCGCTGCACGCGGAACGGCGAGTCGGGGGCGACGGCCGCCTTCTCCGGCGCGGGCGCGGCCTCGGTGTGCCCACCGCCCTCACCGCGCGGCGCCGTCGTCGGCCCCTCGTCGTCCGCGGGCATAGGTTCCTTTACCTGCGTTTCGGCCTCGGATCCGCCGGTATTGGTTCCTTTACCTGCGTCGCCGGACGGCGGGGGAGTGCCGCCGCCACCGTCGGGGCCGCCGGGGCCGCCGTCGGTCGGGGGTTCGGGGTCGTCGTCGGGCTCGTCGGGGCGGGAGTCGGCGAGGGCCTGGTCCAGGGTGTCCTCGTCCAGGCCGGGGGCGTCGAAGGGGTTGCGGCGGCGGCGGTGCGGCAGGGCCAGCCGGGCGGCGACCCGGACGTCGTCCTCGGTGACGTCGGTGCGGCCGCACCAGGCGGCGTGCGCGATGGCGGCGCGGGCGGTCACGATGTCGGCGCGCAGCCCGTCGACGTCGAAGGCGGCGCAGACGCTGGTGACCTGGCGCAGCGCCGCGTCGGAGAGGACGACCTGCGGCAGCCGTTCCCGCGCCCCGGCGATCCGGGCGGCCAGCGCGGCCTCGTCGGCGGCCCAGGTCGCGGCGAAGCCGGCCGGGTCGGCGTCGTGGGCGAAGCGGCGGCGCACCACCTCGGCGCGGAGGTCGGCGTCCCGCGGGGCGGCCACCTCGACGGTGAGGCCGAAGCGGTCCAGCAACTGGGGGCGGAGCTCGCCCTCCTCGGGGTTCATCGTGCCGACCAGCAGGAACCGGGCGGCGTGCTGCACCGAGACGCCCTCCCGCTCGACGTAGGCGCGGCCGAGCGCGGCGGCGTCGAGGAGCAGGTCGACCAGGTGGTCGTGCAGCAGGTTGACCTCGTCGACGTACAGCACGCCGCGGTGGGCGCCGGCGAGCAGTCCGGGCTCGAAGGACTTCACGCCCTCGGTGAGCGCGCGCTCCAGGTCCAGCGAGCCGACCAGCCGGTCCTCCGAGGCGCCGACCGGGAGCTCGACCAGCCGGGCGGCCCGGGTGACCGACGGGGTGCCGGGGTCGTGCGGGCCGTCGGGGCAGCCGGGGTCGGGTGCGGCGGGGTCGCAGGCGAACCGGCAGCCGGCGACGACGGTGACCGGCGGGAGGACGGCGGACAGCGCCCGCACGGTGGTGGACTTCGCCGTCCCCTTCTCCCCGCGGACCAGCACACCGCCGACGGCGGGCGAGACGGCGTTGAGCAGGAGGGCGAGCCGCATGTCGTCCATGCCGACGACGGCGCCGAACGGGTAGGTCACGGGTAGGTCACTGGTCCTCTCCCCGGGTGTCCACGCCCGGAGGTGGCAGGAGGCGACGGCGGGAGTTCCTGACTCACCGGCGGGGGAGCCGGCTCACAGTGGCGGGACCGCGCCGGAGTCTCACCGGGCTTCCTCCACTGCCGTCGCAGTTCGCGCCCATCAGACCACGGCGGCTCCGCTGAGGACAGGGGCGGTGTCTCTTGACGAAGTGGAAAGTCATGCGTCACTCTTTCCGACATGGAAAGCAACGAGATCGACCGGGACGCCGCGGCCGCCCAGCTGGCCGCGCTGGACGCCGACCGCGCCGCGCTGGCCGACCGGGTCGTGCAGCCGTGGTGGCACGACGTGGCCCTGGGGCTGCTGCTGTTCGGGTTCCTGTCCTCCTACGCCGCCGACTCCCTCTGGGTGACCTTCCCGGCGATGGTCGTCTTCTTCGTCGGCCTCGCGCTGCTGGTCTCGGTCTACAAGCGGATCACCGGCGTGTGGGTCAACGTCGACGCCCGGACGATGGCGCTGTGGGCCGCGCTGGTGCTGCTGGTCCTGGTGCCCGCGTTCGTGCTGGCGGAGGGCTTCGACCAGCACTGGGTGATGGTGCCGGCGGGCGCGGTCCTCGGCCTCGCGGTCACCCTGCTCGGCCGGCACTGGGGGCGGGCCTACGCCGCGCAGCTGCGGGGCGAGCGGTGACCGGCGGGGTCTCCGACCGGGAGGCCGCGGTCGCGCAGCTGCAGGTGCTGGAGGCCGACCAGGCCGCGCTGGCCCACCGGATCGTCCAGCCGTGGTGGTGGGACGCCGCCTCCGGTCTGCTGTTCGCCGGGTTCGTGAGCAGTTACGCCGCCCACCGTGCCTGGGTCGTGCTGCTCGCTCTGGTGCTCTACCTGGCCGGCCTGCGCGCCCTGGTCGCGGTGTACCGGCGGCGGACCGGCACCTGGTGGGACGCCCGCCGGGTGGGCCCGGTCCAGGACCGCGTCCGGCTCGCCGTCCGGTGGTGGGCGATCGGCTGCGCCGGACTCCTCGCCCTCGGCGGCGCAGCCGAGTACCTGCTCGACCTGCGCGGGACGATGGTCGTCGTCGGCGTGCTGCTCGGCACCTCGGTCGCCCTGCTCGGCCGGTGGGTGAC comes from the Modestobacter italicus genome and includes:
- a CDS encoding putative cobaltochelatase, whose amino-acid sequence is MTYPFGAVVGMDDMRLALLLNAVSPAVGGVLVRGEKGTAKSTTVRALSAVLPPVTVVAGCRFACDPAAPDPGCPDGPHDPGTPSVTRAARLVELPVGASEDRLVGSLDLERALTEGVKSFEPGLLAGAHRGVLYVDEVNLLHDHLVDLLLDAAALGRAYVEREGVSVQHAARFLLVGTMNPEEGELRPQLLDRFGLTVEVAAPRDADLRAEVVRRRFAHDADPAGFAATWAADEAALAARIAGARERLPQVVLSDAALRQVTSVCAAFDVDGLRADIVTARAAIAHAAWCGRTDVTEDDVRVAARLALPHRRRRNPFDAPGLDEDTLDQALADSRPDEPDDDPEPPTDGGPGGPDGGGGTPPPSGDAGKGTNTGGSEAETQVKEPMPADDEGPTTAPRGEGGGHTEAAPAPEKAAVAPDSPFRVQRLEVPGIGAGAAGRRSRARSERGRVVGSRRPDGPVTRLHLVDTVLAAAPHQRARGRSGTGLRVQREDLRQASLEGREGNLVLFVVDASGSMGARSRMAAVKGAVLSLLLDAYQRRDKVGLITFRGGEAELALPPTWSVEAAAARLTGLPTGGRTPLAAGLLRAHETLRLERVRDPHRRPLLVVVTDGRATGARGTDSLGESRRAAALLAATGVAGVVVDCESGPVRLGLAASLGLQLGAQILRLEELGAEQLAGVVRERRAA